The Enterobacter asburiae genome window below encodes:
- a CDS encoding SRPBCC family protein, protein MTLDPETDLKLERVVDAPRDLLWLCWTTPEHIKNFFIPAPHKVTECDLDLRVGGRFNTVFDVDGQRMDNRGVFLEIDPGKKLVFTDGYTEGWKPAEKPFMTAILLLEDVGEGKTRYTAIARHPTKEIREQHEQMGFHEGWGIVLDQLVGYVKGLKR, encoded by the coding sequence GTGACGCTCGATCCTGAAACTGACTTAAAACTGGAGCGCGTGGTGGACGCACCGCGCGACCTGCTGTGGCTGTGCTGGACCACGCCGGAACACATCAAAAACTTCTTCATTCCTGCTCCCCATAAGGTGACCGAATGCGACCTCGACCTGCGCGTGGGCGGGCGGTTCAACACCGTGTTTGATGTGGACGGTCAGCGGATGGATAACCGGGGCGTATTTCTTGAAATCGACCCGGGTAAAAAGCTGGTCTTTACCGACGGCTATACCGAAGGCTGGAAACCGGCCGAGAAGCCGTTTATGACGGCGATCCTGCTGCTGGAAGATGTGGGTGAGGGCAAGACCCGCTACACGGCGATTGCGCGTCATCCAACGAAGGAAATCCGCGAGCAGCATGAACAGATGGGCTTCCACGAAGGGTGGGGGATTGTGCTGGATCAGCTGGTGGGGTATGTGAAAGGACTGAAGCGTTGA
- the mtnC gene encoding acireductone synthase: MIRAIVTDIEGTTSDIRFVHDVLFHYARERLAAFVTAQQYAEPVKSILDNLRDEIGNPHASVSELIEALFAFMDEDRKSTALKALQGIIWHDGYVNGDFTGHLYPDVLPALEKWKAQGIDLYVYSSGSVAAQKLLFGYSDEGDITHLFSGYFDTHIGAKREVQSYQNIAAQTGIAPSQILFLSDIHQELDAAEQAGFRTLQLIRGDDDGASHHHQVHQFDEINPEQIPS, from the coding sequence ATGATTCGCGCGATTGTGACGGATATTGAAGGGACCACCAGCGATATCCGTTTTGTCCATGATGTTTTGTTCCACTACGCGCGTGAGCGGCTGGCGGCCTTCGTGACCGCGCAGCAGTACGCCGAGCCGGTCAAATCCATTCTGGACAACCTGCGTGATGAAATCGGTAACCCGCACGCCAGCGTCAGCGAGCTTATCGAGGCCCTTTTTGCCTTTATGGATGAGGACCGCAAATCCACGGCGCTCAAAGCCCTGCAGGGGATCATCTGGCATGACGGCTACGTGAACGGCGACTTTACCGGCCACCTCTATCCGGACGTACTGCCTGCGCTGGAAAAGTGGAAAGCGCAAGGGATTGATCTCTATGTTTATTCCTCTGGCTCCGTCGCCGCGCAGAAACTGTTATTTGGCTACAGCGACGAAGGTGATATTACTCATCTGTTCAGCGGCTATTTTGATACCCACATCGGCGCCAAGCGCGAAGTGCAGTCTTATCAGAATATTGCGGCACAAACGGGCATCGCCCCGTCGCAGATCCTGTTCCTGTCCGATATTCATCAGGAGCTGGACGCGGCTGAACAGGCAGGTTTTCGCACCCTGCAGCTGATTCGCGGTGATGATGACGGCGCAAGCCATCACCATCAGGTCCACCAGTTTGACGAGATTAATCCGGAGCAGATCCCTTCATGA
- a CDS encoding methylthioribulose 1-phosphate dehydratase, which translates to MTDNLQLTHLVDACSWIGAKGWAPATGGNMSVRQDERLCWLSESGKDKGSLTTEDFLQVEIATNRAPSGRRPSAETGLHTLIYRLFPEANAVLHVHTVNATVLSRLVKEAELNISGFEMQKSLSGQTTHLDTVAIPVFDNDQDIDALASRIAHYAQERPLNYGFLLRGHGLTCWGRDVAEARRHLEGLEFLFECEMRLRQLERV; encoded by the coding sequence ATGACAGACAACCTGCAACTCACACATCTTGTCGACGCCTGCAGCTGGATTGGCGCCAAAGGCTGGGCCCCCGCCACCGGCGGCAATATGTCGGTGCGCCAGGACGAACGCCTCTGCTGGCTCAGCGAATCTGGCAAAGACAAAGGCAGCCTGACAACGGAGGATTTTCTGCAGGTTGAAATCGCCACCAACCGGGCGCCGTCTGGCCGCAGGCCGTCGGCGGAGACCGGTCTTCACACGCTGATTTATCGCCTGTTCCCGGAAGCCAACGCCGTCCTGCACGTTCATACCGTCAACGCCACGGTGCTGTCGCGTCTGGTCAAAGAAGCCGAGCTCAACATCAGCGGCTTTGAGATGCAAAAGTCCCTCTCCGGGCAGACCACGCATCTGGATACGGTGGCTATCCCGGTCTTTGATAACGACCAGGATATTGACGCCCTCGCTTCCCGAATCGCCCATTACGCACAGGAACGCCCGCTTAATTATGGTTTTCTTCTGCGCGGTCATGGCTTAACCTGCTGGGGACGCGACGTGGCCGAGGCCCGCCGTCATCTGGAAGGACTAGAATTCTTATTTGAATGCGAAATGCGTTTACGACAACTGGAGAGAGTATGA
- the mtnA gene encoding S-methyl-5-thioribose-1-phosphate isomerase, producing the protein MQTLQTTSLRVADNQLYILDQQALPQEKRWLDASTVEALVGHIHALRVRGAPLIGLSASLLLALLAENGKSQDELAAALETLRASRPTAVNLMNNLDRMKIALWQEEYVPALVAEALRLIDEDKRLCDAIAKAGSALVKPGSRLLTHCNTGGLATAGVGTALGVIARAHQEGNVSSVWVDETRPLLQGGRLTAWELGELGVPYRLITDSMAASLMAKGQVDAVWVGADRIAANGDVANKIGTYSLAVLAKFHGIPFYVAAPQTTLDPDCPNGDAIPIEQRAASEVTGVAGSFGAVQWAPENAQVYNPAFDVTPASLISGWVLDTGVVTPEAVANGKFA; encoded by the coding sequence ATGCAGACATTACAGACGACCAGCCTGCGGGTGGCGGATAATCAGCTCTATATTCTCGATCAGCAGGCGCTTCCGCAGGAGAAACGCTGGCTGGATGCCTCGACGGTCGAGGCGCTGGTCGGGCATATCCACGCCCTGCGCGTACGCGGCGCGCCGCTGATTGGTCTCTCTGCAAGCCTGCTGCTGGCGCTGCTGGCGGAAAACGGCAAAAGCCAAGACGAGCTGGCGGCGGCGCTGGAAACCCTGCGCGCGTCCCGCCCGACGGCGGTGAACCTGATGAACAATCTCGACCGCATGAAGATTGCGCTGTGGCAGGAAGAGTATGTTCCGGCGCTGGTGGCCGAAGCGCTGCGCCTGATTGACGAAGACAAACGTCTTTGCGACGCGATTGCCAAAGCCGGCAGCGCGCTGGTGAAGCCCGGCAGCCGTCTGCTGACCCACTGCAACACCGGTGGGCTGGCAACGGCGGGCGTTGGCACCGCGCTGGGCGTGATTGCCCGCGCGCATCAGGAGGGCAACGTCAGCAGCGTCTGGGTGGATGAAACCCGTCCGCTGCTGCAGGGCGGCAGATTAACCGCATGGGAGCTGGGCGAGCTGGGCGTGCCGTATCGGCTGATTACCGATTCCATGGCCGCCAGCCTGATGGCAAAAGGGCAGGTAGACGCCGTGTGGGTGGGCGCAGACCGTATTGCCGCCAACGGCGACGTGGCGAACAAGATCGGCACCTATTCTCTGGCGGTGCTGGCGAAATTCCACGGCATTCCGTTCTACGTTGCCGCCCCGCAAACGACCCTCGATCCGGACTGCCCGAACGGTGACGCGATCCCGATTGAGCAGCGCGCCGCCAGCGAGGTGACGGGCGTGGCCGGAAGCTTTGGCGCGGTGCAGTGGGCGCCGGAAAACGCGCAGGTCTATAACCCGGCGTTTGACGTTACGCCTGCCTCACTCATTAGCGGCTGGGTGCTGGACACGGGCGTGGTCACGCCGGAAGCGGTGGCAAACGGGAAATTCGCCTGA
- a CDS encoding 1,2-dihydroxy-3-keto-5-methylthiopentene dioxygenase — MSALTIYSDKDASQHQWHSTDAAEIAQQLNAKGVRFERWAADHDLGHDPAPEAVIEAYQHAIDKLVAEKGYQSWDVISLRADNPQKEALRAKFLNEHTHGEDEVRFFVEGAGLFCLHIGDEVYQVLCEKNDLISVPAGTPHWFDMGSEPNFTAIRIFDNPEGWVAQFTGDAIADAYPRLA; from the coding sequence ATGAGCGCATTGACCATTTATTCCGATAAAGATGCCAGTCAACACCAGTGGCACAGCACCGACGCCGCCGAGATCGCCCAGCAGCTCAACGCTAAAGGCGTGCGGTTTGAACGCTGGGCTGCGGATCACGATTTAGGCCACGATCCCGCGCCCGAAGCCGTGATCGAGGCGTATCAGCATGCGATCGACAAGCTGGTGGCGGAGAAAGGCTATCAGAGCTGGGACGTGATCAGCCTGCGCGCCGACAACCCGCAGAAAGAGGCGCTGCGCGCGAAGTTCCTGAACGAACATACCCACGGCGAAGACGAAGTGCGCTTTTTCGTGGAAGGCGCAGGGCTGTTCTGCCTGCACATTGGCGATGAGGTGTATCAGGTGCTGTGTGAGAAAAACGATCTGATTTCCGTTCCCGCGGGCACGCCGCACTGGTTTGATATGGGCTCCGAGCCGAACTTTACCGCCATTCGTATTTTCGACAATCCGGAAGGCTGGGTGGCCCAGTTTACGGGCGATGCCATCGCGGATGCGTATCCACGGTTAGCATAA
- the mtnK gene encoding S-methyl-5-thioribose kinase produces MSQYRTFTAQDAVEYARRFGGLDDPSSLVEAQEVGDGNLNLVFKIFDGAGVSRIVVKQALPYVRCVGESWPLTLDRARLEAQTLVEHYQHSPQHTVKIHHFDPELAVMVMEDLSSHRIWRGELINNIYYPQAAQQLGEYLAHALFHTSDFYLQPHEKKAQVAKFINPEMCEITEDLFFNDPYQIHERNSYPAELENDVAALRDDAQLKIAVASLKHRFFSHAEALLHGDIHSGSIFVADGSLKAIDAEFGYFGPIGFDVGTAIGNLLLNFCGLPGHLGIRDAAAAREQRLTDIQELWNTFAERFQALANEKTRDAALGAPGYASAFLKKVWHDAIGFCGTELIRRSVGLSHVADIDTIQDEAMRHECLRHAITLGKALIVIADRIDSAEDLVARVRQYS; encoded by the coding sequence ATGTCGCAATACCGTACCTTTACCGCTCAGGACGCCGTGGAGTATGCCAGGCGGTTTGGCGGACTTGACGATCCTTCATCGCTGGTAGAGGCGCAGGAAGTAGGCGACGGCAACCTCAATCTGGTATTTAAAATTTTCGACGGCGCGGGCGTGAGCCGCATCGTCGTTAAGCAGGCGCTGCCCTACGTGCGCTGCGTCGGCGAGTCCTGGCCGCTGACGCTGGACCGCGCCCGTCTTGAAGCGCAAACCCTGGTCGAGCACTACCAGCACAGCCCGCAGCACACCGTGAAAATCCACCACTTTGACCCGGAGCTGGCGGTGATGGTGATGGAAGATCTCTCCAGCCATCGCATCTGGCGCGGCGAGCTGATCAACAACATTTACTACCCGCAGGCGGCGCAGCAGCTGGGCGAATACCTCGCGCACGCGCTGTTCCACACCAGCGATTTCTACCTGCAGCCGCACGAGAAAAAAGCGCAGGTGGCGAAATTCATCAACCCGGAGATGTGCGAGATCACCGAAGATCTGTTCTTCAACGATCCGTACCAGATCCACGAGCGCAACAGCTACCCGGCAGAGCTGGAAAATGACGTCGCAGCCCTGCGCGACGACGCTCAGCTTAAAATTGCCGTGGCCTCCCTGAAGCACCGCTTCTTCTCGCACGCCGAAGCGCTCCTGCACGGCGATATTCACAGCGGCTCGATTTTTGTGGCCGACGGCAGCCTGAAGGCCATCGACGCCGAGTTCGGCTACTTTGGCCCGATTGGCTTTGACGTCGGTACCGCCATCGGCAACCTGCTGCTGAACTTCTGCGGCCTGCCGGGGCACCTGGGCATTCGCGATGCCGCCGCCGCGCGCGAGCAGCGCCTGACCGATATTCAGGAGCTGTGGAACACCTTCGCGGAACGCTTCCAGGCGCTGGCAAACGAGAAAACGCGCGACGCCGCGCTCGGCGCGCCGGGCTATGCCTCCGCGTTCCTGAAAAAGGTCTGGCATGACGCCATCGGCTTCTGCGGCACCGAGCTCATTCGCCGCAGCGTCGGGCTTTCCCACGTCGCGGATATCGACACCATTCAGGACGAGGCGATGCGCCACGAGTGCCTGCGCCACGCCATAACGCTTGGTAAAGCGCTGATTGTCATTGCCGACCGCATCGACAGCGCGGAAGATCTGGTGGCACGAGTGCGGCAGTACAGCTGA